The DNA window CAGGTAGAAAGAGGCTGAGAGAAGTTGAGTGACTTGCCTGACATCAGGCAGCTGCTGAGGGGCAGAGCTGAGGTCAGAACCTGTGACTCAGAAGCCCCCCTTCCGCTTCCTGGCACGCAGGCCTAAACCATGGGTCCTGCTTTGCAGACTTGGGACTAGAACCATTGGAATCGGGTCTGATTCCTTAGAATGTAGCATGTTTGCTCTTTTTCCCGAAGGTCCCTGTGGAAGGCTGCCTGTACTGGCTGGTTTCGTGGTTCAGATCACCTTCAAGGTGGTCAGGAGGAAGTTCTTGAATTTGCTTCCTTCCTTGTCTGTCTGCTGGGCATCTGCAGAGTTGTGCATAGGGCCAGAGGCTGGCTGGTAGGAGCCAGATGCCGGTCTTCACCCTCTGACAGGACTCTAGCATGGGGTCCTGTTGCACTGTGGACCCTCATCCACACAGGAGGTCCTTACCCCTCAGGGAAGGTGGGTCTGAACCCAGAACAACCCCCATGTGGCCTCTAGGGCCTTAGGGAGCTGCCTCTCCATCAGGCATACCCTGTGTTGTATGCTCCCACCTTGTCCCTCTGGCTCCCAGGCAGGCTGCCACTGAGAGGTGCCAACACCACCCAATATGTGTTCTTAGAATTGTCCTTGGGTTTTACGACCCAAGCCCCCTTGCTGCATGATGGCTGGGGGTCATCACCACATTCTTCTCTCTAAGGACCTGTttccccactctttttttttttttttttttaatttatttttgggacagagagagacagagcatgaacgggggaggggcagagagagagggagacacagaatcggaaacaggctccaggctccgagctaacagcccagagcctgacgcggggctcgaactcacagaccgcgagatcgtgacctggctgaagtcggacgcttaaccgactgcgccacccgggcgcccctccccactcttgaGTTGTACTCATTCTCATTGCCTTTGGTCCTAAACTGCATGCCCTCTCACTGAACCGAGAGAGCAGGTTGTGCTGTCCGCTTATCCTTTGGATCTCATGAGGGAGGGTTTTGGCTCACATGAGTTCTGTTATCCCAGGTTGAGCCAGACCCTGAGCCTGAGACAGAGCAGGAAGTATTTGCTGCTGTGGAAGGTGCCAGCATCGAGGAGGTGCCCTCAGACATGGAGTCTCCAGAAGTCCTGGAAACACAGCTTGATGCCCACCAGGAGCTGCTGGGGATGGCCCCCCCGGGTGACATGGTGGACTTTGTGGTGGCTGAGAGCACCGAGGACCTTAAGACTCTGagcagtgaggaggaggaggaggaggaggaggaggaggaggacgtgGGTGCCACGCAGGAGCCCGAGAGCCTCCTGCCGCCCTCTGTGCTGGACCAGGCCAGCATCATTGCCGAGCGCTTCGTCAGCAGCTTCTCTCGGCGGAGCAGCCTGGCCCTGGAGGATGGCAAGGCCAGCGGCTTTGGGAGCCCGAGGCTGACAAGCCGGAGCAGCAGCGTGCTCAGCCTAGAGGGCAGCGAGAAGGGCTCGGCCCGGCGTGGCAGCACCACCGACGCCCTTGGCTCGCAGCCGCCCCCAGAGGTGGACAGTGGTGTGGGCGTGGCCACGGAGAGCAGCCCTTCGGTCAACGGGACGGAGCCCCCGAGTCCAGGCTGCCCTGCAGAGCCCGACAGGTCTTCCTGTAAGAAGAAGGAATCGGCACTCTCCACCCGAGACCGGCTGTTGCTGGACAAGATCAAGAGCTACTATGAGAACGCGGAGCACCATGACGCGGGCTTTAGCATCCGGCGCCGAGAGAGCCTCTCCTACATCCCCAAAGGGCTGGTGAGGAACTCCGTTTCCAGATTCAACAGCCTTCCCAGGCCGGACCCAGAGCCCACGGCTCCGCTGGGGCACAGGAGGCAGGTGGGCTCCCGGCCGGCTTCGTGGGCTATGTTTGACCTCCCAGGCCCTGGCCAGGCGAGCGCTGGGGAGCCAGCTCCTATCACAGATGCTGAGTTCAGGCCGTCTTCAGAAATTGTAAAGATCTGGGAGGGAATGGAGTCTCCCGGGGAGAGCTCTCACAAGGGGCCTGGCCAAGGCCAGGCCAATGGTTTTGACCTGCACGAACCGCTCTTCATCCTGGAGGAGCACGAACTGGGGGCCATCACTGAGGAGTCGGCCGCTGCCTCCCCTGAGAGTGCCTCCCCCACAGAgcggcccagcccagcccacctgGCCCGGGAGCTGAAGGAGCTCGTGAAGGAGCTGAGTGGCGACGTCCAGGGGGAGCTGGTGGCTCCACTGCACCCGCGCATCGTCCAGCTCTCCCACGTGATGGATGGCTGCGTGAGCGAGCGAGTCAAGAACAAGGTCTACCAGCTGGCCCGCCAGTACAGCCTGCGGATCAAGAGCAAATCTGTGCCAGCCAGGCCACCACTCCAGTGGGGAAAGGCGGCTCCCACCATTCCCTGCCTGCAGGAGGAGGCTGGAGCACCCTTGGGTGGCAAAGGTAcaatgagggggtggggggtgggccctTCCCGCAAGTCTGGGGTGGAAGAGCTTTTGAGGAGCAGGTTGGCTCCTGGAGGAAGGTGACCCTGTAGAACCATGACCAAAGAGAGGGCTGGACTCCACACGCAGGGCGGTGCGTGGCCCTGCTGTAACACCCTCACCGCCCTCCCCCGGCCCTTCCTGTGGAGCAGAGACCTGGGGGAAACGTGGCCATGGGCCCGCTCTTCCAGGGGAGGaagctcttgtcttttcctgtgACTCCTGACCCCACGTCCAACTGCCTTTTCCTCATTCTTCCCATTGCCCTCCGATAAAGGGGCCGTGGATGGTGAATGTGACTTCTCTGCCATCACAACCCAAACCCCAGTAAGCAGCCTTGCCTGGAGTGGGAGCAGAAGGCAGTTCTGAGTCCTCacttgccctctcccctcctgcccagtGGGTCAGTCAGCTCACTCTCTCCCCACAGGTAAGAGAAAGCCGGTGCTGTCCCTCCTCAACGATGAGCAGACGGTGACCCCGGAGCATAGCCCGCCCAAGCCCTGCTCTCCTCGGCATTGCTCCTTCAGTCCCACTGCTGCCAGCCCGAGGACCACCTCGCCTGGGGTCCGGCCCTCCTCTCGAAGCCCCCTCAGCCCCTTCGACACTGAGACCTTCAACTGGCCTGATGTCCGAGAGCTCTGCTCCAAGTACACCTCCCACGACGAGGCATTCCAGGCCGAGGGCGGCCGGCCCCGTGGCCAGCCTGTCAACCGGAGCCGCTCGGTGCCAGAGAACATGGTGGAGCCCCCTCTGGCGGGCAAGGTGGGCCGCTGCTGCAGCGTGGGCGCCAAGAGGGGCCGGGCAGACCCAGAGgccacccagccccagccccctgggGGATTGCCCCAAAGCAGGCTGGTCGGAGAGGAAGCCCTGTATGTCACCGCAGACCTCACCCTGGAGAACAACGGGCGGGTGATCGTCATGGAGAAggggcctctgccctgccccgctgcggggctggaggagggcagtGGGCAGAGACCAAGCTCACCAGCAGCCGCTGTGGGACAGGGCCTGGATTTCCAGGAGTCTGGGATTTCCAGGAGTCCAGAGTATTGGCCAAAGGAAGAGGGTCCCAGGGACCCAGTGGACCCAGGCCAGCAGGGCAGAGTGAGAAACCTGAGGGAGAAATTCCAGGCCTTGAACTCTGTAGGGTGACTCTGAGTccaaggagagggaggagccaTGTGGCTGCGGGGGGGACGGGAAGGGACCACGGCAGGCTTGCCCTCAGGCCTGGCTCACACTGCTCACAAGGGCCCCTGGAAGAATGCTCTGGTGTACCCGGCAAGTGTCTTCACTGGGAACTGGCTGGCGCACCTCTGGGCTCGGGGCGACTTTCCACAGGCCCAGTTGAGCCTTTCTTCCCACCGAGGCCAGTGTGACCACTTCCCTTGTATATAGTTCTTCAGTGAGAAGCTGAATATTTAAGCTCTTCTCTTCCCAGGGAGAGCAAGTCATGCTCAGGCCTCCAGTGTTGGGCTGACCACTGCCGGGCTGAGGCGCCCACCCGGAGGAGTCGTGGGGAGGTGGCCTGGGGAGGCTTTCCTCTTTGTGTCTTTCCTTAGGATCCAGGCAGGAACCAGGCCCATAATTTATTGCTTCCCATCCCGCGGTATATTTGTGTGTGCAGGTGAGagtttgtgtgtgttcttttgttGTGGATTCCTCTCCCGTGAAGAGTGTAACGCGCTCAGTTCAGGTACTTTTGTAGGTTGTCTTGCTGATCCTGTGGTTGTCACTAATGTATATACATTTCATTATTTGCCAATGGTTCAATAACCACTGCTGACCAACCGGCCTGTGTGTGGCTCCTCACTGGGCCTCACTGGGGTGGGGACGGTTGATCAAGGCCAGGGATGTCTTAGGGAGGCGGGCTGCGGGGGTTGTTGCTGTCACACTCATTCGTCATCTGTGCTCACAAAGCATAAGGCACCAGGGTGATCGCCGGGGAGGCTGGGGCAGCAGCGTGTGCAGGAGGGAACTTGTTTTCTGTCTACCCCAGCCTGGCATCCTGTCGGTGGCGGgagttgggggtggagggaccAGGCCAGGTTTTAGCTTCCTCAAGGACCAAAGTTCAACTAAACAAGGTGGGGGAAATGAATGGAACGTTTTTCTAACAGGCGGAAGT is part of the Neofelis nebulosa isolate mNeoNeb1 chromosome 7, mNeoNeb1.pri, whole genome shotgun sequence genome and encodes:
- the PLEKHG3 gene encoding pleckstrin homology domain-containing family G member 3 isoform X5; this encodes MPVSASLRQERSQERPVSLTSTTSSSGSSRDSRGAMEDPSGSEASAENGAGSPRGRHPPNGNPNSSGWLSVRGPLSPFSSRAPAAPTHKLSYLGRVVREIVETERMYVQDLRSIVEDYLLKIIDTPGLLKPEQVSALFGNIENIYALNSQLLRDLDGCNSDPVAVASCFVERSQEFDIYTQYCNNYPNSVAALTECMRDKQQAKFFRDRQELLQHSLPLGSYLLKPVQRILKYHLLLQEIAKHFDEEEDGFEVVEDAIDTMTCVAWYINDMKRRHEHAVRLQEIQSLLINWKGPDLTIYGELVLEGTFRVHRVRNERTFFLFDKALLITKKRGDHFVYKSHIPCSSLMLIESTRDSLCFTVTHYKHSKQQYNIQAKTVEEKRSWTHHIKRLILENHHTTIPQKAKEAILEMDSYYPSRYRCSPERLKKAWSSQDEVSTHVRQGRRQSEPGQPLFSRASLPSGQRGFTEPGLKGRRKSEPTRHLLRQLSEKAGGTAGMKHAGSAGALLDFGRPPRAQGIQPEAEGAAREEQEEEEEEEEEEVVEEEEEEEEEEQAFQVSLEDLAGHEGSEKGARLEPQGSEEEEEEEEEEEEEESLAVAEQVADFASSLLAALHCWHYRANALLFSRGAMEKGRRESEGPKSRRRPGGRSPTSAEKRMSFESTSSLPEVEPDPEPETEQEVFAAVEGASIEEVPSDMESPEVLETQLDAHQELLGMAPPGDMVDFVVAESTEDLKTLSSEEEEEEEEEEEDVGATQEPESLLPPSVLDQASIIAERFVSSFSRRSSLALEDGKASGFGSPRLTSRSSSVLSLEGSEKGSARRGSTTDALGSQPPPEVDSGVGVATESSPSVNGTEPPSPGCPAEPDRSSCKKKESALSTRDRLLLDKIKSYYENAEHHDAGFSIRRRESLSYIPKGLVRNSVSRFNSLPRPDPEPTAPLGHRRQVGSRPASWAMFDLPGPGQASAGEPAPITDAEFRPSSEIVKIWEGMESPGESSHKGPGQGQANGFDLHEPLFILEEHELGAITEESAAASPESASPTERPSPAHLARELKELVKELSGDVQGELVAPLHPRIVQLSHVMDGCVSERVKNKVYQLARQYSLRIKSKSVPARPPLQWGKAAPTIPCLQEEAGAPLGGKGKRKPVLSLLNDEQTVTPEHSPPKPCSPRHCSFSPTAASPRTTSPGVRPSSRSPLSPFDTETFNWPDVRELCSKYTSHDEAFQAEGGRPRGQPVNRSRSVPENMVEPPLAGKVGRCCSVGAKRGRADPEATQPQPPGGLPQSRLVGEEALYVTADLTLENNGRVIVMEKGPLPCPAAGLEEGSGQRPSSPAAAVGQGLDFQESGISRSPEYWPKEEGPRDPVDPGQQGRVRNLREKFQALNSVG
- the PLEKHG3 gene encoding pleckstrin homology domain-containing family G member 3 isoform X1, which codes for MPVSASLRQERSQERPVSLTSTTSSSGSSRDSRGAMEDPSGSEASAENGAGSPRGRHPPNGNPNSSGWLSVRGPLSPFSSRAPAAPTHKLSYLGRVVREIVETERMYVQDLRSIVEDYLLKIIDTPGLLKPEQVSALFGNIENIYALNSQLLRDLDGCNSDPVAVASCFVERSQEFDIYTQYCNNYPNSVAALTECMRDKQQAKFFRDRQELLQHSLPLGSYLLKPVQRILKYHLLLQEIAKHFDEEEDGFEVVEDAIDTMTCVAWYINDMKRRHEHAVRLQEIQSLLINWKGPDLTIYGELVLEGTFRVHRVRNERTFFLFDKALLITKKRGDHFVYKSHIPCSSLMLIESTRDSLCFTVTHYKHSKQQYNIQAKTVEEKRSWTHHIKRLILENHHTTIPQKAKEAILEMDSYYPSRYRCSPERLKKAWSSQDEVSTHVRQGRRQSEPGQPLFSRASLPSGQRGFTEPGLKGRRKSEPTRHLLRQLSEKGGTAGMKHAGSAGALLDFGRPPRAQGIQPEAEGAAREEQEEEEEEEEEEVVEEEEEEEEEEQAFQVSLEDLAGHEGSEKGARLEPQGSEEEEEEEEEEEEEESLAVAEQVADFASSLLAALHCWHYRANALLFSRGAMEKGRRESEGPKSRRRPGGRSPTSAEKRMSFESTSSLPEVEPDPEPETEQEVFAAVEGASIEEVPSDMESPEVLETQLDAHQELLGMAPPGDMVDFVVAESTEDLKTLSSEEEEEEEEEEEDVGATQEPESLLPPSVLDQASIIAERFVSSFSRRSSLALEDGKASGFGSPRLTSRSSSVLSLEGSEKGSARRGSTTDALGSQPPPEVDSGVGVATESSPSVNGTEPPSPGCPAEPDRSSCKKKESALSTRDRLLLDKIKSYYENAEHHDAGFSIRRRESLSYIPKGLVRNSVSRFNSLPRPDPEPTAPLGHRRQVGSRPASWAMFDLPGPGQASAGEPAPITDAEFRPSSEIVKIWEGMESPGESSHKGPGQGQANGFDLHEPLFILEEHELGAITEESAAASPESASPTERPSPAHLARELKELVKELSGDVQGELVAPLHPRIVQLSHVMDGCVSERVKNKVYQLARQYSLRIKSKSVPARPPLQWGKAAPTIPCLQEEAGAPLGGKGKRKPVLSLLNDEQTVTPEHSPPKPCSPRHCSFSPTAASPRTTSPGVRPSSRSPLSPFDTETFNWPDVRELCSKYTSHDEAFQAEGGRPRGQPVNRSRSVPENMVEPPLAGKVGRCCSVGAKRGRADPEATQPQPPGGLPQSRLVGEEALYVTADLTLENNGRVIVMEKGPLPCPAAGLEEGSGQRPSSPAAAVGQGLDFQESGISRSPEYWPKEEGPRDPVDPGQQGRVRNLREKFQALNSVG